From Streptomyces asiaticus, one genomic window encodes:
- a CDS encoding PaaI family thioesterase, with the protein MAEDPDALAEDPDAFAIEPSPSGRLLCGGCAPHDTCRLGVEIAEVRDDAVRFEVVCPPFWHGGPGVAHGGWTAAVFDDALNVVALRIEPRLVTKSLTIRYLRPVPVGRPVAVLARIERHTGRQWDVSAEMTLSGTALATARAELRTRRPHHFARHEAWLARRSPSPNGPRTES; encoded by the coding sequence GTGGCTGAGGACCCCGACGCCCTGGCGGAGGACCCCGACGCCTTCGCGATCGAGCCCTCCCCGTCCGGCCGGCTCCTGTGCGGCGGCTGCGCTCCGCACGACACCTGCCGCCTGGGCGTCGAGATCGCCGAGGTGCGGGACGACGCGGTGCGGTTCGAGGTCGTCTGCCCACCGTTCTGGCACGGCGGGCCCGGCGTCGCGCACGGCGGCTGGACCGCCGCGGTGTTCGACGACGCGCTCAACGTCGTCGCGCTGCGGATCGAACCGCGGCTGGTCACGAAGTCGCTGACGATCCGCTACCTCCGCCCGGTCCCGGTCGGGCGGCCCGTGGCCGTCCTGGCACGGATCGAGCGGCACACCGGAAGGCAGTGGGACGTGTCCGCCGAAATGACGCTCTCCGGTACGGCGCTGGCCACCGCACGGGCCGAACTGCGGACACGCCGACCACACCACTTCGCCCGCCACGAAGCCTGGCTCGCCCGCCGATCACCGTCCCCCAACGGACCCCGCACAGAAAGCTGA
- a CDS encoding LLM class flavin-dependent oxidoreductase, translated as MVEFLTGLQPLQTGETDPDLMISRIRELDRSQVIDRVLLGYSATWPHNHATAPFALAMSEKFSPIVAHRPGVMAPVAAARYFATLDVLARGRLAINVVVGGSDKDLRRESDDLPKADRYRRAVEYLDIIRRAWTETEPFDHHGEYYTAEAVNLRNKPVQGQVPIFMGGESADAVDFGARHADLYMLWGEPLAGTKERIDRVTAAAEHHGRAMRFSLSLRLFIGDTDDDAWARARAVERRIAEAAGTPAFLRSSSTDTSVGRQRALALTDHELHDDCFWTGLTKLLGGFANSQALVGTEERVLDTLGRYRELGVDAFLVTTGAEAAWDPSLEGFLARAKKELA; from the coding sequence ATGGTCGAATTCCTCACCGGGCTACAGCCCCTCCAGACCGGCGAAACCGACCCCGACCTCATGATCTCCAGGATCCGGGAACTGGACCGCTCGCAGGTCATCGACCGGGTCCTGCTCGGGTACTCCGCCACCTGGCCGCACAACCACGCCACCGCACCGTTCGCGCTGGCGATGTCGGAGAAGTTCTCGCCCATCGTCGCGCACCGTCCGGGCGTGATGGCGCCGGTGGCCGCCGCGCGCTACTTCGCCACCCTCGACGTACTCGCCCGGGGCAGGCTCGCCATCAACGTGGTCGTGGGCGGCTCCGACAAGGACCTGCGCCGCGAGTCGGACGACCTGCCCAAGGCCGACCGCTACCGGCGGGCGGTCGAGTACCTCGACATCATCCGCCGTGCCTGGACCGAGACCGAACCCTTCGACCACCACGGCGAGTACTACACGGCCGAGGCGGTGAACCTGCGGAACAAGCCGGTGCAGGGCCAGGTGCCCATCTTCATGGGCGGCGAGAGCGCCGACGCCGTGGACTTCGGCGCCCGCCACGCCGACCTGTACATGCTGTGGGGGGAACCGCTCGCCGGCACGAAGGAGCGCATCGACCGGGTCACCGCGGCGGCCGAACACCACGGCCGTGCCATGCGGTTCTCGCTGAGCCTGCGCCTGTTCATCGGCGACACCGACGACGACGCCTGGGCCCGGGCCCGGGCCGTGGAGCGGCGGATCGCCGAGGCCGCCGGAACCCCGGCCTTCCTGCGCTCGTCGTCGACCGACACCTCCGTCGGGCGGCAACGGGCTCTCGCGCTCACCGACCACGAGCTGCACGACGACTGCTTCTGGACCGGGCTGACCAAGCTCCTGGGCGGCTTCGCCAACTCCCAGGCGCTCGTCGGCACCGAGGAGCGCGTCCTGGACACCCTCGGCCGGTACCGGGAGCTCGGAGTCGACGCGTTTCTGGTGACGACCGGCGCCGAAGCCGCCTGGGACCCGTCGTTGGAGGGCTTCCTGGCCCGGGCGAAGAAGGAGCTGGCA
- a CDS encoding nuclear transport factor 2 family protein, whose translation MTDTAHATSVPDWILKFMDAIDTLDFDEGFAPLTEDTEMYFGTAHIHGAEAIKAFFVKIDEPLNITHEVLEFWAAGDGVRLLRGEATMAKKSAPDQVVRAPFMHIFYLDREEPVRVRTLRVTAGPLQTDAVM comes from the coding sequence ATGACAGACACCGCACACGCGACATCCGTGCCCGACTGGATCCTGAAGTTCATGGACGCCATCGACACCCTGGACTTCGACGAGGGCTTCGCGCCGCTGACCGAGGACACCGAGATGTACTTCGGCACCGCGCACATCCACGGCGCCGAGGCCATCAAGGCGTTCTTCGTCAAGATCGACGAGCCACTGAACATCACCCACGAGGTTCTGGAGTTCTGGGCCGCAGGCGATGGCGTCCGCCTGCTGCGCGGCGAGGCGACCATGGCCAAGAAGAGCGCGCCGGACCAGGTGGTGCGCGCCCCGTTCATGCACATCTTCTACCTCGACCGGGAAGAGCCGGTCCGCGTCCGGACACTCCGCGTCACCGCGGGCCCGCTCCAGACCGACGCCGTGATGTGA
- a CDS encoding winged helix-turn-helix transcriptional regulator: MPDHGNRVTFQHGQEFLAAISERWNYQILREVFFGVGRFGELKRALGISANILTARLNSLTELGLLTKRAYRSDKPWYEYELTDSARELVVPAIAAITRWAESHATDSDISRHPLMHTVCGNPTNPYLACSSCHQPVEASTLRPVPAEEGGAR; encoded by the coding sequence GTGCCCGACCACGGGAACCGCGTCACCTTCCAGCACGGCCAGGAGTTCCTGGCCGCGATCTCCGAACGCTGGAACTACCAGATCCTGCGGGAGGTGTTCTTCGGCGTCGGCCGGTTCGGCGAGCTCAAGCGAGCGCTGGGCATCTCGGCGAACATCCTCACCGCGCGGCTGAACAGCCTGACCGAACTGGGCCTGCTCACCAAACGCGCCTACCGCTCCGACAAGCCGTGGTACGAGTACGAGCTCACCGACAGCGCCCGTGAACTCGTCGTTCCCGCCATCGCGGCCATCACGCGCTGGGCCGAGAGCCATGCGACCGACAGCGACATCAGCCGTCACCCACTGATGCACACGGTGTGCGGCAACCCGACCAATCCGTACCTCGCGTGCAGCAGCTGCCATCAGCCGGTCGAGGCATCGACCCTGCGGCCGGTGCCCGCCGAGGAAGGTGGCGCCCGCTGA
- a CDS encoding Ldh family oxidoreductase, producing MTALSLPDARALVAAAMTACGHSAGAAETIADHLLDCELRGLSFGGLARALSIAERIRTTEAPPRPIRVVAETPVSATVDGGDQVGYLVGMHALRLAMARARAQGVAVVGAHNTWYTGMFSYYLEKAAAAGLAGMIAGSGPAVVAPHGGTEARFGTNPIAFGFPATPTPIIWDIGTSAVMYGEVRLKARLGEKLAPGQAYDAAGAPTLDPAAALEGAFGVWGAHKGSGLALVVQLLGMMTGAAADPPGVSDCGFFVVLVDPGVLTDPDDYRQRVAAFAEWVRATRPVEDGHAVRMPFDRSATRRNETLRRGAIDVPEAVVAALRKEAAGG from the coding sequence ATGACGGCTCTGTCCCTCCCCGATGCCCGCGCACTCGTCGCGGCCGCGATGACCGCCTGCGGGCATTCCGCCGGGGCCGCCGAGACCATCGCTGACCACCTGCTCGACTGCGAACTGCGCGGACTGTCCTTCGGCGGGCTCGCCCGCGCGCTGTCCATAGCGGAGCGCATCCGCACGACCGAGGCGCCGCCGCGACCCATCCGGGTCGTCGCCGAGACGCCGGTGTCCGCCACCGTGGACGGCGGCGACCAGGTGGGCTACCTCGTCGGCATGCACGCGCTGCGGCTGGCCATGGCGAGGGCCCGCGCCCAGGGAGTCGCGGTAGTCGGCGCGCACAACACCTGGTACACCGGGATGTTCTCGTACTACCTGGAGAAGGCCGCGGCCGCCGGGCTCGCCGGGATGATCGCGGGCAGCGGACCGGCGGTGGTGGCCCCGCACGGCGGCACCGAAGCCCGGTTCGGCACCAATCCGATCGCGTTCGGGTTCCCGGCCACCCCGACTCCGATCATCTGGGACATCGGTACCTCCGCCGTGATGTACGGGGAGGTGCGGCTGAAGGCGCGGCTCGGAGAGAAGCTCGCCCCCGGCCAGGCCTACGACGCGGCCGGGGCTCCGACGCTCGACCCGGCCGCCGCACTCGAGGGCGCGTTCGGCGTCTGGGGCGCCCACAAGGGCTCCGGGCTCGCCCTGGTCGTCCAGCTGCTCGGCATGATGACCGGGGCGGCCGCCGACCCGCCGGGCGTTTCGGACTGCGGCTTCTTCGTGGTGCTGGTCGATCCCGGCGTGCTCACCGACCCGGACGACTACCGACAGCGGGTCGCGGCCTTCGCGGAATGGGTCCGCGCCACCCGTCCCGTCGAGGACGGCCACGCGGTGCGGATGCCGTTCGACCGCTCGGCGACCCGACGGAACGAGACGCTTCGGCGCGGTGCCATCGACGTGCCCGAAGCGGTGGTGGCGGCCCTGCGCAAGGAGGCCGCGGGTGGCTGA